GATTGCGATGGAGCGGGGCTTGCGGTTCGCCATCCGCGAGGGTGGGCGCACCGTCGGCGCCGGCACGATTGTGGAGATCATCCAGTAGAACCGTCGCCGGACCCCGCCGGGGCCGGCGGACAGAGAGAGGACAACGTTGGAAGGACAACGGATTCGCATACGCCTCAAGGCGTACGATCACCGGATCTTGGACCATTGGGCCGCGGAGATCGTCGAGACCGCCAAGCGCACGGGCGCGCTGGTGACGGGGCCCATCCCGATGCCGACGCGCAAGGAGCGCTATACGGTGCTGCGTTCGCCGCACGTGGACAAGAAGTCGCGCGAGCAATTCGAGATCCGCACGCACAAGCGGCTGCTCGATATTCTCAACCCGACGGCCAAGACGGTGGACGAACTCAAGAAGCTGAGCCTCCCGGGCGGGGTGGCCATCAACGTCAAGCTTGTGTAGGCGTCCGGCGCCGGTGGAAAAGGCGTCCGTAAAAAAAGGCGTTTTCGTGCACGTTCAACGTTGACGAGCCGCAGAGTATCAGATATAAATGGAGCTTCCGTCTCATTGGCTGCCCGGCTAACGACGGGCGCGGGGGCAGACTGTATACCGCGTAAGAGTATGGTGATGAATCTGTTAGGACGAAAGCTCGGAATGCTTCAGGTCTTCGACGCCCAAGGGCGCGCCTTTGGCGTGACCGTCGTCGAGACGGGGCCGTGCGTCGTCACGCAGGTCAAGACGAAGGCCGCCGACGGGTACCCCGCGGTGCAGATCGGCTTTCTCGACAAGAAAGAGCGCGTAACGACCAAGCCGATGCGCGGCCATTTCGCCAAGGCCGGGGTTGCGCCGAAGCGTTATCTGCGCGAGACCCGCGTCGAAGATCCGGGCACCTTCTCGGTTGGCCAGGAGCTCAAGGTCGGCGACTACTTCAAGGCGGGCGACATTGTCGACGTGCAGGGCGTGTCGAAGGGCCGCGGGTTTGCCGGCGGCATCAAACGCCACCACCTGCAGCGCTCACCGGAGAGCCACGGCGGGCGCACGCAGCGCCAGCACGGCTCGACGGGGCAGTCGGCATCGATCTCGCACGTGCACAAAGGCGTGCGGATGCCGGGCCACATGGGCGATCGCGCGGTGACCGTACAGAACGTGCGCGTGTTCGGCGTGCGTGCCGACGAGAACCAGCTCCTTCTTGAGGGAGCGGTGCCGGGCGCGACCAACGGCATCGTCTCGATACGTCCGGCGATCAAGAGATCGCCGGCGAAGTAACCGATTGAACCCAGTGTGAGAACAGCCGTGGCACACGTGCCGGTGTACAACGACAAGGGCAAAGCGGTCGGCGAGGCGCCGATCGCCGAGCGCATAGTCGAATGCGGGCCGCACCCGCAGGCGGTGCATGATTACGTCGTCGCCGTGCAGGCCAACCAGCGCCACTGGGCGGCCCACACGCGCGACCGCAGCCTCGTCTCGGGCTCGAACGCCAAGCCATGGCGTCAGAAGGGCACGGGCCGGGCGCGCGCGGGCACGCTCAAGTCCCCGCTGTTTCGCGGCGGCGGCACGATCCAGGGCCCGAAGCCCAAGCCGAGCAGCGTGCGGGTTAATCTGCCGCGCAAGGTGAGGCGCTTAGCGCTCGAGGCGGCGCTTGGCGAGAAGGTGCGCGACGGCAAGCTCGTCGTGCTCGACAAGCTCGAGCTTGCCGAGCCGCGCACGCGGCTCATGGCCGGGCTGCTCACGGTGCTCAAGATCGAGGGCAAGGTGCTCCTCGTGGCCGAGGCGCTGAGCGAGGCGGTGCGTCGTGCGTCGCGCAACATCCCGACGCTGGCGCTCAAGACGGCGGGCAACGTCAACGCGCTCGACGTGCTCAAGGCGCGTACGGTCGTCGTGACGAAGGACAGCCTCGGGCCGATGGGCCTGAGCGGCGCCGGGGAAGGTGCGGCATGAGGACGAGGGACGAGTACACCATCGTGCGAGCGCCGCTACTGAGCGAGAAGGGCTCGGACCTTGGCGAGTCGCAGAACCAGTACTTCTTCCGGGTGGCGGTTGACGCCAACAAGATCGAGATCAAGCGAGCCGTTGAGCGGCTCTACAAAGTCAAGGTGGCCGGCGTGAACACGATGCGCATGAGCGGCAAGCGCAAGCAGCTTCGCCGCAAAGTCGGGCGCAAGCCCGACTGGAAGAAAGCGATCGTCACGCTCAAGCAAGGCCACAGCATCGAGTTCGTCTAGGAGCGCTGCGCAAGACATGGGCGTCAAGAAATACAGGCCAGTCACCCCATCGCTGCGGTTCACGGTCACGCTCAATTCCAAGGGCCTGAGCAAGAAGCGTCCGGAGCGTAAGCTCACGGAGGCGATCAGGAAGACGGGGGGGCGCAACTCCTACGGGCGGGTGACGGCGCGGTTCCGCGGCGGCGGACACAAGCGACGTTACCGGCACATCGACTTCCGGCGCGACAAGGACAACGTGGCCGCCGTGGTCGAGGCGATCGAGTACGATCCGAACCGGACAGCCAACATCGCGCTGCTCAACTATGCCGACGGGGAGAAGCGCTACATCGTGGCGCCGGAGGGCCTTGTCGTGGGCGACACGGTGCTCAGCGGCGAGGAGATCGAGGCGAAGCCGGGGAATGCCATGCCGCTCAAGGCGATCCCGCTCGGCACGATGGTGCACAACATCGAGCTGCGGCCGGGCCGCGGCGCCAAGATGGTGCGTAGCGCCGGGCTGGCCGCCGAGCTGATGTCGCGCGAGGGCAGGTACGCCCACCTCAAGCTCCCGTCGGGCGAGGTGCGCAAGGTGCTTGTTGAGTGCCGGGCCGTTGTCGGCCAGGTGGGCAACGCCGAGCACGAATCGCGTGTGCTTGGCAAGGCGGGGCGGAAGCGCTGGCTCGGGCGGCGGCCGCACAACCGCGGCGTGGCGATGAACCCGGTGGACCACCCGATGGGCGGCGGCGAGGGCCGCTCGAGCGGCGGGCGTCACCCGTGCTCGCCGTGGGGCCAGCTCGCCAA
This sequence is a window from Verrucomicrobiota bacterium. Protein-coding genes within it:
- a CDS encoding 50S ribosomal protein L23, translating into MRTRDEYTIVRAPLLSEKGSDLGESQNQYFFRVAVDANKIEIKRAVERLYKVKVAGVNTMRMSGKRKQLRRKVGRKPDWKKAIVTLKQGHSIEFV
- the rplD gene encoding 50S ribosomal protein L4, translating into MRTAVAHVPVYNDKGKAVGEAPIAERIVECGPHPQAVHDYVVAVQANQRHWAAHTRDRSLVSGSNAKPWRQKGTGRARAGTLKSPLFRGGGTIQGPKPKPSSVRVNLPRKVRRLALEAALGEKVRDGKLVVLDKLELAEPRTRLMAGLLTVLKIEGKVLLVAEALSEAVRRASRNIPTLALKTAGNVNALDVLKARTVVVTKDSLGPMGLSGAGEGAA
- the rplC gene encoding 50S ribosomal protein L3; translation: MVMNLLGRKLGMLQVFDAQGRAFGVTVVETGPCVVTQVKTKAADGYPAVQIGFLDKKERVTTKPMRGHFAKAGVAPKRYLRETRVEDPGTFSVGQELKVGDYFKAGDIVDVQGVSKGRGFAGGIKRHHLQRSPESHGGRTQRQHGSTGQSASISHVHKGVRMPGHMGDRAVTVQNVRVFGVRADENQLLLEGAVPGATNGIVSIRPAIKRSPAK
- the rpsJ gene encoding 30S ribosomal protein S10; its protein translation is MEGQRIRIRLKAYDHRILDHWAAEIVETAKRTGALVTGPIPMPTRKERYTVLRSPHVDKKSREQFEIRTHKRLLDILNPTAKTVDELKKLSLPGGVAINVKLV
- the rplB gene encoding 50S ribosomal protein L2; the encoded protein is MGVKKYRPVTPSLRFTVTLNSKGLSKKRPERKLTEAIRKTGGRNSYGRVTARFRGGGHKRRYRHIDFRRDKDNVAAVVEAIEYDPNRTANIALLNYADGEKRYIVAPEGLVVGDTVLSGEEIEAKPGNAMPLKAIPLGTMVHNIELRPGRGAKMVRSAGLAAELMSREGRYAHLKLPSGEVRKVLVECRAVVGQVGNAEHESRVLGKAGRKRWLGRRPHNRGVAMNPVDHPMGGGEGRSSGGRHPCSPWGQLAKGYKTRKPSKSKKHIVKPRTAKR